One Cuculus canorus isolate bCucCan1 chromosome 2, bCucCan1.pri, whole genome shotgun sequence genomic region harbors:
- the LOC128851491 gene encoding 5-oxoprolinase-like: MAERGEGGGGGEEKGFEGRPRGFQFAIDRGGTFTDVFARCPDGRVRVLKLLSEDSAYGDAPTEGIRRVLQEETGMPFPRDSPLDSSRIEWIRMGTTVATNALLQRRGERLALVVTRGFRDLLSIGTQSRPHIFDLTVSVPALLYEEVVEVDERLIPHQSGCALPGAQRAPIVRGSLGATLRVHRPLELTALREELLRLRHRGIRTIAVLLLHSYAWPDHEEKVGALARELGFDHVSLSSSVAAMVRAVPRGYTACADAYLTPLIRRYLQSFRHGFQDHLKNVPVLFMRSDGGLTPMDHFNGSRAILSGPAAGVVGCAVTTSRHFPGVPIIGFDMGGTSTDVNRYAGEYELVFEATTAGVPIRVPQMDINTVAAGGGSQLFFRSGLYVVGPESAGAHPGPAYLLP, translated from the exons ATGGcggaaagaggagaaggaggaggaggaggagaagaaaaggggtTCGAGGGGAGACCCCGCGGGTTCCAATTCGCCATCGATCGCGGCGGGACCTTCACCGACGTCTTCGCCCGTTGTCCCGACGGTCGCGTTCGGGTCCTCAAACTCCTCTCCGAGGATTCCGCCTACGGAGACGCTCCCACCGAGGGCATCCGGAGGGTCCTGCAGGAG GAAACGGGAATGCCATTCCCCCGGGATTCTCCGTTGGATTCTTCCCGGATCGAATGGATCCGAATGGGCACCACCGTCGCCACCAACGCTTTACTCCAACGTCGTGGAGAACGTTTGGCCCTTGTGGTGACGCGCGGCTTCCGGGACCTTCTGTCCATCGGAACCCAATCCCGGCCCCACATCTTCGACCTG ACGGTGTCGGTTCCGGCGCTGCTCTacgaggaggtggtggaggtggacGAGCGCCTCATCCCCCACCAAAGCGGCTGCGCTCTGCCCGGAGCCCAACGCGCGCCCATCGTCCGAG GGTCCCTGGGGGCGACGCTGCGCGTCCATCGGCCGCTGGAGCTGACGGCGCTGCGCGAGGAGCTCCTGCGCCTGCGGCACCGCGGGATCCGCACCATCgccgtcctcctcctccactcctACGC GTGGCCGGACCACGAGGAGAAGGTCGGGGCTTTGGCGCGAGAGTTGGGCTTCGACCACGTCTCGTTGTCCTCTTCGGTGGCGGCCATGGTGCGAGCGGTGCCGCGCGGGTACACGGCCTGTGCCGACGCCTACCTGACCCCCCTCATCCGGAGGTACCTCCAGAGCTTCCGCCACGGCTTCCAAGACCACCTCAAG AACGTTCCGGTTCTCTTCATGCGTTCCGACGGTGGTCTCACTCCCATGGACCATTTCAACGGCTCTCGCGCCATCTTGTCCGGTCCGGCCGCCGGCGTCGTCGGTTGCGCCGTCACCACTTCCCGCCATTTTCCCGGCGTTCCCATCATCGGTTTCGATATGGGCG GGACCTCCACCGACGTCAACCGTTACGCCGGAGAATACGAACTCGTCTTCGAGGCCACCACCGCCGGAGTCCCCATCCGCGTCCCCCAGATGGACATCAACACCGTAGCGGCCGGGGGAGGTTCTCAGCTCTTCTTCAG GTCAGGGCTCTACGTCGTTGGTCCCGAGTCGGCCGGAGCCCATCCTGGACCCGCCT ACCTCCTCCCCTGA
- the EXOSC4 gene encoding exosome complex component RRP41: MMGVVVLRRFSFSGVMAAPELLSDEGFRGDGRRPAELRQIRARMGVFSQADGSAYIEQGNTKALAVVYGPHEIRGSRWKALPDRALVNCQYSLTTFSTAERRRRPHGDRGSVELAAMLKETFEATILTRLFPRSQIDIYVQVLQADGGNYCAGVNAASLAVMDAGIPVRDLVCASSAGLAEDIPLADLSGSEEASGAPKVLVALLPAAGTMALLQLSARLHQERLETALDAATKACRALHAVLESVVRERLREGMALLAE, from the exons ATGATGGGAGTCGTAGTCCTTCGGCGCTTTTCCTTCTCGGGTGTAATGGCGGCGCCGGAGCTGCTGTCGGACGAGGGGTTCCGCGGCGATGGGCGCCGCCCCGCGGAGCTCCGTCAGATCCGCGCCCGTATGGGCGTCTTCTCGCAGGCGGACGGTTCGGCCTATATCGAACAGGGGAACACCAAAGCCCTCGCGGTCGTCTATGGACCCCACGAG ATCCGTGGCTCCCGGTGGAAAGCGCTTCCGGATCGGGCGTTGGTGAACTGCCAGTACAGTCTGACCACCTTCAGCACCGCCGAGCGCCGGCGCCGCCCCCACGGAGACCGCGGCTCCGTGGAATTGGCCGCGATGCTCAAGGAGACCTTCGAGGCCACCATCCTCACTCGGCTCTTCCCGCGATCCCAGATCGACATCTACGTCCAG GTGCTCCAAGCGGACGGTGGGAATTACTGCGCCGGCGTCAACGCGGCGTCGTTGGCGGTGATGGACGCCGGCATTCCGGTGCGGGATTTGGTCTGCGCCAGTTCGGCGGGATTAGCCGAGGACATTCCCTTGGCCGACCTGAGCGGTTCCGAGGAGGCATCCGGTGCTCCCAAGGTGTTGGTGGCTTTGCTTCCGGCAGCCGGAACGATGGCATTGCTCCAACTCAGCGCTCGGCTCCATCAGGAACGCTTGGAAACGGCGTTGGATGCGGCAACCAAGGCTTGCCGGGCGCTCCACGCCGTCCTGGAGAGCGTGGTGCGGGAACGgctgagggaagggatggcGCTGCTCGCGGAGTGA